A single Staphylococcus muscae DNA region contains:
- a CDS encoding S1C family serine protease, with protein MDQEKKQVIPRRSYRRKRREFFHNEEREARIKEQQQADALRAEKEKAQAKNNEERVKDNLRKARIEKLTHDEKKTSKKIYKVNSTSKSTESVNADSDQQQVAEEKQPSNEQLRIQQDLYKQQANDIQREKQEQQEKDTKETTLDATTVTDSETSQRASTEKDGWPEKLIQFVSREWAKILVVLGALLILILLFSIFNIVNSNGNHSTGAMEEPQSASHKQFVGAMKHANDATKSVVAVENNQEVTPETVQDAEQQAQVQNESGSGVVYKKVDGLLYILTNAHVVGDKKDHTLTYGDDKTVKGTVIGKDKWSDIAVMTVKASKVDEKQLQPIKRGNAEKLVLGESVLVVGNPLGLDFRNTVGQGIVSGLDRNVPIDIDKDNEYDMLVHAFQVDAPVNPGDSGGAVIDQDGKLIGIASLKISMPNVEGMAFAIPINDAVRIADKLEKDGKIDYPNSKISLKDISTLSQGERASYQIDDKVKEGVVVQDIAKDSPARQSGLKTGDVIVALDGKPTKDRLVYRQKLYQHVVKDKPVKLKVIRDGEDKQISFDL; from the coding sequence ATGGATCAAGAAAAAAAGCAGGTGATCCCGCGACGATCTTATAGACGAAAACGTCGTGAATTTTTCCATAATGAAGAGCGTGAAGCGAGAATTAAAGAACAACAACAGGCAGATGCGCTGAGAGCCGAGAAAGAAAAAGCGCAAGCCAAAAATAATGAAGAACGTGTGAAAGATAACTTACGGAAAGCCCGTATTGAAAAGCTGACACATGACGAGAAAAAGACGAGTAAAAAGATTTACAAGGTCAATTCAACAAGTAAATCAACAGAATCAGTCAATGCTGATTCGGATCAACAACAAGTTGCAGAAGAAAAACAACCGTCCAATGAACAGTTGCGCATCCAACAAGACTTGTATAAGCAACAAGCGAATGATATTCAACGTGAAAAACAAGAACAACAAGAAAAAGATACAAAAGAAACAACACTAGATGCGACGACTGTAACAGATTCGGAAACATCACAACGTGCATCGACTGAAAAGGATGGCTGGCCTGAGAAGCTGATTCAATTCGTATCACGTGAATGGGCAAAAATCTTAGTCGTTCTAGGTGCACTGCTCATTTTGATTTTATTATTTTCTATTTTCAACATTGTGAACAGCAATGGCAATCATTCGACAGGTGCGATGGAAGAACCACAATCAGCTTCACATAAACAATTTGTTGGAGCGATGAAACACGCAAATGATGCTACTAAGTCTGTTGTAGCAGTTGAAAACAATCAAGAAGTAACACCGGAAACAGTCCAAGATGCAGAACAACAAGCGCAAGTCCAAAATGAAAGTGGTTCAGGTGTCGTCTACAAAAAAGTAGACGGCTTACTTTATATTTTAACGAATGCACATGTTGTTGGAGATAAAAAGGATCACACTTTGACATATGGTGATGACAAGACGGTAAAAGGGACTGTGATTGGTAAAGATAAATGGTCGGATATCGCTGTGATGACTGTAAAAGCGTCCAAAGTGGATGAAAAACAACTTCAACCAATTAAGCGAGGAAATGCAGAGAAGCTTGTATTGGGTGAGTCTGTGCTTGTCGTTGGTAACCCGTTAGGTCTCGACTTTAGAAATACAGTAGGTCAAGGAATTGTTTCAGGCTTAGACCGTAATGTACCAATAGATATAGATAAAGATAATGAATACGACATGCTCGTTCACGCATTTCAAGTGGATGCACCAGTAAATCCGGGTGACTCGGGCGGTGCCGTTATTGATCAAGATGGCAAGTTAATCGGAATTGCTTCATTAAAAATATCAATGCCTAATGTTGAAGGAATGGCATTCGCTATCCCAATCAATGATGCAGTAAGAATTGCAGACAAACTCGAAAAAGATGGTAAAATAGATTATCCGAATTCGAAAATTAGCTTAAAAGATATTTCAACACTCTCACAAGGAGAACGCGCATCATATCAAATTGACGACAAAGTGAAAGAAGGTGTTGTTGTGCAAGACATAGCCAAAGACAGCCCAGCCCGTCAATCTGGATTGAAAACAGGAGATGTGATTGTCGCACTGGATGGTAAACCAACGAAAGATAGACTTGTTTATCGTCAGAAGTTATATCAACATGTCGTTAAAGATAAACCAGTAAAATTAAAAGTAATACGTGATGGTGAAGATAAACAAATCTCATTTGATCTGTAA
- a CDS encoding TrkH family potassium uptake protein has translation MSIINQLFKKSSPQQGIVMYYLFAIVVAFLLLNLPGVHKPGVHVAPIDTLFVAVSGVSVTGLTPVNISETYSAFGYIVILFILNTGGIGVMAIGTLLWVVLGKHIGIRERQLIMLDNNKDSMSGTVRLIFDIIRAILVIEFVGALLLTFYFYRDLNNLQEAILQGVFVSISATTNGGLDITGDSLIPYANDYFVQTIVMFLIILGSIGFPVLLEIKAYIKNRIPNFRFSLFTKVTTVTYLGILILGTLGILLIETNGVFKGESWHKTFFYALFQSVTTRSAGLQTVDVAQFSDATNLLMGGLMFIGSSPSSVGGGIRTTTFAILVLFILNYKPNAERSAIKVFNREIHVQDIHRSFAVLILAVFFTFIGIFTIMLNEGGHIQFIQIYFEIMSAFGTCGLSTGITSELGNISKVVLMILMFVGRVGLISFIIMISGNREVTKYHYPKEHIQIG, from the coding sequence ATGTCAATTATTAATCAATTGTTCAAAAAATCCAGTCCACAACAGGGGATTGTAATGTATTATCTTTTTGCAATTGTTGTTGCATTCTTATTATTGAACTTGCCAGGCGTCCACAAACCAGGTGTTCATGTTGCACCTATCGATACGTTATTTGTCGCTGTATCAGGGGTAAGTGTGACAGGTTTGACACCTGTTAATATCTCTGAGACGTATTCAGCCTTTGGATACATCGTCATATTGTTTATTTTGAATACAGGCGGTATTGGTGTCATGGCAATTGGTACGTTACTTTGGGTAGTTTTAGGGAAACATATCGGTATCCGTGAGCGCCAGTTGATTATGTTAGATAACAATAAAGACTCAATGAGTGGGACAGTTCGATTAATTTTTGATATTATCCGAGCAATCTTGGTGATAGAATTTGTCGGAGCACTACTACTGACATTTTATTTCTATCGAGATTTAAATAACTTACAAGAAGCAATCTTACAAGGAGTCTTTGTCTCCATTTCAGCGACAACGAATGGTGGTCTAGACATCACTGGGGACTCACTTATCCCATATGCCAATGATTATTTCGTTCAAACAATCGTTATGTTTCTCATTATTTTAGGGTCTATCGGATTTCCAGTATTATTGGAGATTAAAGCGTATATTAAAAATAGAATTCCAAACTTTCGATTTTCACTCTTTACAAAAGTGACAACAGTGACATATCTCGGTATTCTCATCCTAGGCACACTCGGTATTTTGTTAATCGAAACAAATGGGGTATTCAAAGGTGAATCGTGGCATAAAACATTCTTTTATGCGCTATTCCAGTCCGTCACAACAAGAAGTGCAGGCTTACAAACAGTAGACGTTGCACAATTTTCCGATGCAACGAACTTGTTAATGGGTGGACTGATGTTTATCGGTTCATCACCAAGTTCAGTCGGTGGTGGGATTCGTACGACAACATTCGCTATTTTAGTGTTGTTCATTTTGAATTATAAGCCGAATGCCGAACGCTCTGCGATTAAAGTTTTTAATAGAGAAATACATGTACAAGATATTCACCGATCATTTGCAGTGCTTATTCTTGCGGTGTTCTTCACATTTATTGGGATATTCACGATTATGTTGAATGAAGGTGGACATATTCAGTTCATTCAAATTTATTTTGAAATCATGTCAGCCTTTGGAACATGTGGGTTGTCAACGGGCATTACTTCCGAACTAGGCAATATTTCTAAAGTCGTATTAATGATACTGATGTTTGTCGGTCGTGTTGGCTTGATTTCATTTATCATTATGATTAGTGGTAATCGGGAAGTGACAAAATACCATTATCCGAAAGAACACATACAAATCGGATAA
- a CDS encoding bifunctional metallophosphatase/5'-nucleotidase, producing MRQNDEVRIQILATSDMHSRILEGEEGAYIYRAGTYINDVRTHYQNVLLLDNGGSLAGSIVSFYYAIIAPYKRHAMIKLMNALNYDASGISANDFKFGLDFLNRSVALSRFPWLSANITYAMTKEPYFSTPYLVKTFDGVRVAVVGLTSDKMVRHENIEMEQDIAVEHAVTASKRWIRYIHEVAEPDFLIVLYHGDRTRERHTVEGDVENQAQAIVKEAGIIDLIITGHQYETMSDYEGRTAFVQAGQNSEQLIHIDVKFRKRRNTNELLTITPKIVELESYEESQDLLKMTHYDRKAIRKWSNEAIESKNFQFSYPSFSVLLQERHPFIQLLSDAIQYAIPNDITCVHVPLPTSVDLEGNVAHQDIYHTYPHPDKPLDIALSGADIKKLIEYSAAKLIVDHQQVTIDAQQDPTLYQFWTGFDYTIDMSRPKHQRVVAFGLNETHSYRVTMTDYCYRHYRQQLKGVTIHQSATMTMPELIYEILCKSTSLQVEENNVSIIGYE from the coding sequence ATGCGTCAAAATGATGAAGTACGAATTCAAATATTAGCAACATCTGATATGCACAGTCGTATATTAGAAGGCGAAGAAGGTGCTTATATTTATCGAGCAGGTACATATATTAACGATGTGCGTACACACTACCAAAATGTATTGCTATTAGATAATGGTGGGAGTTTAGCAGGGAGTATTGTTTCTTTTTACTATGCGATTATTGCCCCTTACAAGCGTCATGCAATGATTAAATTGATGAATGCGCTAAACTATGATGCAAGTGGTATCAGTGCAAACGACTTTAAATTCGGATTAGACTTCTTAAATCGATCTGTTGCATTATCACGTTTCCCATGGTTATCCGCTAATATAACGTATGCGATGACGAAAGAGCCCTATTTTTCAACGCCATACTTAGTAAAGACATTTGATGGGGTTCGAGTGGCAGTCGTGGGTCTTACATCGGATAAAATGGTACGTCATGAGAACATTGAGATGGAACAAGATATTGCTGTGGAGCATGCAGTGACAGCATCTAAGCGATGGATTCGTTACATTCACGAAGTGGCAGAGCCAGACTTTTTAATCGTGTTATATCACGGAGATCGTACGAGGGAACGACATACAGTTGAAGGGGACGTTGAGAATCAAGCACAAGCGATTGTGAAGGAAGCAGGTATTATCGATTTGATAATTACTGGACATCAATATGAAACAATGTCAGATTATGAAGGTCGAACAGCATTTGTTCAAGCTGGGCAAAACTCAGAACAACTTATCCATATAGATGTGAAGTTTCGTAAACGACGTAACACGAATGAGTTGCTAACCATCACACCAAAAATTGTAGAGCTAGAATCATATGAAGAAAGTCAGGATCTTTTGAAAATGACACATTATGATCGTAAAGCAATTCGAAAATGGAGTAATGAAGCGATTGAATCGAAAAACTTTCAATTTTCCTATCCATCATTTTCTGTATTGTTACAAGAACGCCATCCTTTTATACAGTTACTGAGCGATGCAATCCAATATGCTATTCCCAATGACATCACATGTGTTCATGTGCCATTACCAACATCGGTAGATTTAGAAGGTAACGTGGCACATCAAGATATTTACCACACGTATCCACACCCTGATAAGCCATTAGACATTGCGTTGTCAGGAGCAGATATTAAAAAACTGATAGAATATTCAGCAGCAAAATTGATTGTCGACCACCAACAAGTGACCATAGACGCACAACAAGATCCAACACTTTATCAATTTTGGACTGGTTTTGATTATACAATTGATATGTCACGACCAAAACATCAAAGAGTAGTGGCATTTGGTTTGAACGAAACGCATTCATATCGTGTGACGATGACTGATTATTGTTATCGTCACTATCGTCAGCAGCTGAAAGGTGTTACCATTCATCAGAGCGCAACGATGACAATGCCCGAACTTATTTATGAAATCTTATGTAAAAGTACATCTTTGCAAGTAGAAGAAAATAATGTATCTATTATTGGATATGAATAA
- a CDS encoding putative holin-like toxin, with protein MLNLMLGFGTFIVTFIGLVIAIVKLDDKK; from the coding sequence GTGCTAAACTTGATGTTAGGTTTTGGTACTTTTATCGTTACGTTCATCGGTTTAGTCATTGCAATTGTTAAATTAGATGACAAAAAATAA
- a CDS encoding competence protein ComK, translated as MSQQNQISHVIDPNVMVIKPISGSEGMFTRTELLYSNGKRKTKNMRPLRLIELACRYRYNTYPHIKAEVKTLTGISSKPPFFLPEAKTATFFSTHSDRVQQSCWFNVEYVRRIEHYKTGKSKVYLHGGHTLIVNVSQYTLLHQYQNGIHLAYTLLRQEIEAGELVKKYTETQHEELINIVREFVKTLKDIRLALNAEQRYYHQKIAEAPPFKSY; from the coding sequence ATGAGTCAACAAAATCAAATAAGCCATGTCATTGATCCAAACGTTATGGTTATCAAACCGATTAGTGGGTCGGAAGGAATGTTCACACGAACCGAACTCCTATATAGCAATGGCAAGCGAAAAACTAAAAATATGCGCCCACTACGTTTAATAGAATTGGCATGTCGCTACCGTTACAACACTTATCCACATATCAAAGCCGAAGTTAAGACACTGACTGGCATTTCAAGCAAACCCCCTTTCTTTCTCCCAGAAGCCAAAACCGCTACTTTTTTCTCCACACACTCTGACCGTGTTCAGCAAAGCTGTTGGTTTAACGTCGAGTATGTTCGTCGAATTGAACACTATAAAACAGGTAAATCAAAAGTTTATCTACATGGTGGTCATACACTTATTGTGAATGTCTCTCAATACACCCTTCTCCATCAATATCAAAATGGTATACATCTTGCATATACTTTATTACGCCAAGAGATTGAAGCAGGCGAACTTGTTAAAAAATACACTGAAACACAGCATGAAGAATTGATAAATATTGTGAGAGAATTTGTTAAAACACTTAAAGACATACGACTTGCACTCAATGCTGAACAACGTTATTATCACCAAAAGATTGCAGAAGCCCCCCCTTTTAAAAGCTATTAG
- a CDS encoding IDEAL domain-containing protein: MKHKIDVKQQVPVNPMQAVNRLGAELVIEAALRQHRKAELEQLIDQALLNKNEADFMMYTNEFNELEAQNIV; encoded by the coding sequence ATGAAACATAAGATTGATGTGAAGCAACAAGTACCCGTCAACCCGATGCAAGCAGTTAACAGATTAGGTGCAGAACTTGTAATTGAGGCAGCACTTAGACAGCACAGAAAGGCAGAATTAGAGCAGTTGATTGATCAGGCTTTATTAAACAAGAACGAAGCAGATTTTATGATGTATACAAACGAATTTAATGAGTTGGAGGCGCAAAACATTGTCTAA
- a CDS encoding lipoate--protein ligase yields the protein MKFISNNNNTDPTLNLAMEEYVLKNVPMDNDESYFLFYINRPSIIVGKNQNTIEEVHQSYIDENNIDVVRRISGGGAVYHDFGNLNFSFITKDDGQSFHNFKKFTQPIVDALNKMGVQAEMTGRNDIQVGQAKISGNAMVKVKDRMFSHGTLMLNSELDEVQNALKVNPAKIQSKGVKSVRKRVANIVEFLDEPIDIDTFKEIILKQLFGDSDVETYPLSDEDWKNIEQLANEKYRTWDWNYGKNPKYNFEREHKFEKGFVQIKLDVKKGQIEHAKIFGDFFGEGNIEELERALEGVTHQKQAIHEALKDYDIHHYFGAIPKDELIDLMV from the coding sequence ATGAAATTTATCAGCAACAATAACAATACAGATCCCACGCTAAATCTTGCTATGGAAGAATACGTACTGAAAAATGTACCTATGGATAATGATGAAAGTTATTTTTTATTTTATATTAACAGACCATCCATCATTGTCGGAAAAAACCAAAATACAATTGAAGAAGTACACCAATCTTATATTGATGAAAATAATATCGATGTTGTACGCCGTATATCTGGAGGCGGTGCCGTATACCATGATTTCGGCAACTTAAACTTCAGCTTTATTACAAAAGATGACGGTCAAAGCTTCCATAACTTCAAAAAATTCACGCAACCAATTGTTGATGCATTAAATAAAATGGGTGTTCAAGCGGAAATGACAGGGCGCAATGACATCCAAGTCGGACAAGCAAAAATTTCCGGTAATGCAATGGTAAAAGTAAAAGATCGTATGTTTAGTCATGGAACGTTGATGTTAAACAGCGAGCTAGACGAAGTACAAAACGCCTTAAAAGTAAATCCTGCCAAAATACAATCAAAAGGTGTTAAATCTGTACGTAAACGTGTCGCAAATATCGTTGAATTTTTAGATGAACCGATCGATATTGATACATTTAAAGAAATTATTTTAAAACAACTATTTGGTGACTCAGACGTTGAAACATATCCTTTAAGTGACGAAGATTGGAAAAATATCGAGCAATTGGCTAACGAAAAATATCGTACGTGGGATTGGAATTACGGCAAAAATCCAAAATATAACTTTGAACGTGAACATAAATTCGAAAAAGGATTTGTTCAAATTAAATTAGATGTTAAAAAAGGACAAATCGAACACGCTAAAATTTTCGGAGATTTCTTTGGAGAAGGAAATATTGAAGAATTAGAACGTGCACTTGAAGGTGTTACACATCAAAAACAAGCGATTCATGAAGCTTTAAAAGATTATGATATCCATCATTATTTTGGTGCGATTCCAAAAGATGAACTCATTGATTTAATGGTATAA
- a CDS encoding YkvS family protein, with product MTIAEVGDIVEFHDGLKGKVEKINDNSVIVDLTIMDNFATLDLPEKTVINHKRYKIVEQKG from the coding sequence ATGACAATAGCAGAAGTAGGCGACATTGTAGAATTTCATGATGGTCTGAAAGGGAAAGTCGAAAAGATTAATGATAACTCTGTCATTGTTGATTTAACAATTATGGATAACTTTGCGACACTTGACTTACCTGAAAAAACAGTCATCAATCACAAACGATATAAAATTGTAGAACAAAAAGGATAA
- a CDS encoding CPBP family glutamic-type intramembrane protease — protein MKTINKPLLWFISSFIAFHIILMVMWGQHNVYWQLYTGIMLIAGISYVFYQRDITSKRLLTSIAIGLVTGVILVLIQVVFSLMTKDLTYLSLIKQLSRTGVYFKWQMLVTLLFVMPCHELYLRSILHKELDRRFHHAWISILICAIVSSTFFIYLDRWWIVAFIFVCQLVLGVSYTYTRRIATTTVAQIVAVVILLIFHG, from the coding sequence ATGAAAACAATTAACAAGCCGCTACTATGGTTTATTTCAAGTTTTATTGCTTTTCACATCATATTAATGGTTATGTGGGGACAACATAACGTCTACTGGCAATTGTACACAGGCATCATGCTCATTGCAGGTATAAGTTATGTGTTCTATCAGCGTGATATTACTTCAAAAAGACTTCTTACGTCGATTGCAATAGGCTTAGTGACAGGTGTGATACTCGTACTCATCCAAGTCGTATTCTCTCTCATGACGAAAGATTTAACGTATTTATCGTTAATCAAACAGTTGTCGCGTACGGGCGTGTACTTTAAATGGCAAATGTTAGTGACTTTGCTATTTGTCATGCCATGTCACGAACTGTATCTTCGCTCAATCCTTCATAAAGAGTTAGACCGAAGATTCCATCATGCATGGATTAGCATTTTAATTTGTGCAATTGTATCTAGTACATTCTTTATCTACTTAGACCGTTGGTGGATTGTTGCCTTTATTTTTGTATGTCAACTCGTATTGGGTGTGAGTTATACTTACACAAGACGTATTGCAACAACAACGGTTGCGCAAATTGTAGCGGTCGTTATTTTATTAATATTTCATGGTTAA
- a CDS encoding YolD-like family protein, whose translation MKDKSLPQHYQYETDYRKIPREYLKTNIPKGRGIVKWAPFATLPEQFEHLKKVEQSQHKQSQPILSEDQLYELNYMLHLKLSTHTSGVFQYWSDGAIHAIEGSILYIHSQNQTLTITDTHTHQPVTLSFQQLCHID comes from the coding sequence ATGAAAGATAAATCTTTACCCCAACATTATCAATATGAGACAGACTATCGTAAAATACCAAGAGAATATTTGAAAACGAATATCCCTAAAGGACGTGGTATCGTCAAATGGGCGCCTTTTGCTACCTTACCCGAACAATTCGAACACTTGAAAAAGGTGGAACAATCACAGCACAAACAATCCCAACCTATTCTAAGTGAAGACCAGTTGTATGAATTGAATTACATGTTACATCTCAAGTTATCTACCCATACATCTGGTGTTTTTCAGTACTGGTCAGATGGTGCTATACATGCGATTGAAGGGTCTATTCTATATATTCATTCACAAAATCAAACTTTGACAATCACGGACACACATACACATCAGCCCGTGACACTTTCCTTTCAACAACTCTGTCATATTGATTGA
- a CDS encoding GNAT family N-acetyltransferase codes for MIRLAEEKDRHAIAKLTYMIWKDMELEIVTRYSEEQVIAAIEDSTVNAHYRNHFSHVSVYEIEGEVAGMIIAYPGRDEQTYEAAWETLEAAQKIPLSTTTPLPIMEADMTDTYIESVATFPQFRGRGVASKLLNHLMQSEPGTIWSLNCDYDNKGAFSLYKKLGFEVKSEKKLYNHHYYYMTYVSEA; via the coding sequence ATGATTCGATTGGCAGAAGAAAAAGACCGACATGCCATTGCAAAGTTGACATATATGATTTGGAAAGATATGGAGTTAGAAATTGTGACACGTTACTCAGAAGAACAAGTGATTGCGGCAATTGAAGATAGTACAGTTAACGCGCATTATCGCAATCATTTCAGTCATGTGTCTGTTTATGAAATAGAAGGTGAAGTAGCAGGCATGATTATTGCATATCCTGGTCGTGATGAACAAACTTATGAAGCCGCTTGGGAAACACTAGAAGCTGCGCAAAAAATCCCGTTATCAACGACAACACCATTACCGATTATGGAAGCGGATATGACAGATACTTATATAGAATCAGTAGCAACATTCCCGCAATTTCGTGGACGTGGTGTCGCCAGTAAGCTTCTTAATCATTTGATGCAAAGTGAGCCAGGAACGATATGGAGTTTAAATTGTGATTATGATAATAAAGGCGCATTCTCTCTATATAAAAAGTTAGGCTTTGAAGTAAAGTCTGAAAAGAAGCTTTATAATCATCATTATTATTATATGACATATGTAAGTGAGGCATAG
- a CDS encoding ABC transporter ATP-binding protein, giving the protein MLELKNISYEIDKHPIIRDLSMTVQKGEAIAVTGPSGSGKSTLLRLIADLISPTKGALYFDRQPYDVYTPEELRTRVSYLSQSIALFGETIADNLSFPSTVRKDHFDKQRAQELLEAVGLGHYQLSDHVQRMSGGEKQRVTIARQLMYQPDVLLLDEATSALDHQNSMRVEQLIFDFVAKGTTVLWITHDDEQSHRHFDRQVVIKDGILHKEVALT; this is encoded by the coding sequence ATGTTAGAACTTAAAAATATAAGTTATGAAATTGATAAACATCCAATTATTCGAGACTTATCGATGACAGTACAAAAGGGAGAAGCTATTGCTGTCACTGGACCGTCTGGTAGTGGAAAAAGCACTTTATTACGACTCATAGCTGACCTGATTAGTCCGACGAAAGGGGCATTGTATTTTGATCGTCAGCCTTATGATGTATATACACCAGAAGAATTAAGAACTCGAGTGAGTTATTTATCGCAAAGTATTGCATTATTTGGTGAGACGATTGCTGATAATTTGAGTTTTCCATCTACTGTGCGAAAAGATCATTTTGATAAGCAACGTGCACAAGAGCTTTTGGAAGCGGTAGGCTTAGGTCATTATCAATTGTCAGATCATGTACAGCGCATGTCAGGTGGTGAAAAGCAGCGTGTCACTATTGCACGACAGCTCATGTATCAACCTGATGTTTTATTATTAGATGAAGCAACAAGTGCATTGGATCATCAAAATAGTATGCGTGTTGAACAACTTATCTTTGATTTCGTTGCAAAAGGGACTACTGTTCTGTGGATCACACATGATGATGAACAGAGTCATCGCCATTTTGATCGTCAAGTCGTCATAAAAGATGGGATATTGCATAAGGAGGTGGCGCTCACATGA
- a CDS encoding ABC transporter permease — translation MMSTTSLVLTALLLLVPIMISYKERLYIAKDLIVAAVRAVIQLVIIGYMLEFVFKLETTWIVLGLILVIMINAAANTIKRASSIMKHVFWISFAAIMSGAMISLGGVLLTGAISMKPNELIPIAGMVGSNGMIAINLSYQNLDRIFTKETPAIEAKLSLGAEPILAAKDAIRESIKVAIVPTIDSVKTYGLVSIPGMMTGLIIAGVPPLEAIKFQLMVVFIHTTATIISAFVSTYLSYRQFFNHRHQLIQINKEL, via the coding sequence ATGATGAGTACGACTTCGCTTGTATTAACAGCGCTGTTATTGTTAGTGCCGATTATGATTTCTTATAAAGAACGATTGTACATTGCGAAAGACTTGATCGTTGCGGCTGTTCGTGCAGTCATCCAACTTGTCATTATCGGTTATATGTTAGAGTTTGTATTTAAACTGGAAACAACTTGGATAGTGTTGGGATTAATTCTTGTCATTATGATTAATGCAGCGGCGAATACGATTAAACGTGCGTCATCTATTATGAAGCATGTTTTCTGGATTTCATTTGCTGCGATTATGTCAGGGGCAATGATTTCGTTAGGTGGTGTTCTGTTAACGGGTGCTATCAGTATGAAACCCAATGAACTCATTCCGATTGCAGGTATGGTTGGAAGTAATGGAATGATTGCAATCAATTTAAGTTATCAAAACTTAGATCGCATTTTTACGAAAGAGACTCCGGCCATTGAAGCAAAGTTATCATTAGGTGCAGAACCAATTCTTGCAGCGAAAGATGCCATTCGTGAAAGTATTAAAGTAGCAATTGTGCCAACGATAGATTCAGTCAAAACTTATGGTCTCGTGTCCATTCCAGGAATGATGACCGGATTGATTATTGCAGGTGTGCCACCGTTAGAAGCAATCAAATTCCAACTGATGGTTGTATTTATTCATACAACAGCGACGATTATTTCGGCATTTGTGAGTACATATTTGAGTTATCGTCAGTTTTTCAATCATCGTCATCAATTGATACAAATAAACAAAGAATTATAA